The Cydia amplana chromosome 11, ilCydAmpl1.1, whole genome shotgun sequence genome includes a region encoding these proteins:
- the LOC134652409 gene encoding cell division cycle protein 27 homolog — protein sequence MIVQEPIQVIIWDCLNNYEYDNAIFLAERLHAEVGSEETAFLLGTCYYRCARLNEAHHLLQNIPLTIPQARFLLAKCSIELKNYKDAEVVLGSNIEMVASEFGEQAPYALQLLAHIFNITERRSKATDALRKALSLNPFMWSSFADLCNLGVKVDPHQVFQMNNTDFSFGVTTFVNLVNNSENISFVNSNIPNNTSISMNANVTPMNNVAPRSPMTMSTSITPETQAPVKRMHSVFSGLAPIQFSPSFGMLPMEESPVLYTPTLTDSNEQKAIPKIVNSLRAQMGQLKDAVFSPTPRCTLGPAPRRSSRLFSNNSSYSVKENNKSPSRKFVAPKSPSRKNKQRTAKNNIKTNSVETNERSKSIETVTPTLTPKSSNGVALLNLMRELGDAYKALAFLDCKNAIKLFQDIPAKQLASPWVQTMIARAHYEMAQYEAAAKVFAEIRKTHPCRTEGMDIYSTCLWHLQREAQLSALAQELVEMDRSDPIAWLVSGNCFSLHKERETALKFFKRAVQMDPYASYAHALLGHEYAVAEETDKALASFRTAVSIDPRNYVAWFGIATVYARQERWKASEVHIRRALTIHPHSGVLRCQLGLAQAALGKMDRALSTLERAVQLDTENPLCRFHRASVLLRAGRPQDALADLHHLKDIAPRESLVYYLLGKVHSELGNKHLALMHFSWATDLDPKGTGGHIKEGFDPSKQEDPPERST from the exons ATGATTGTCCAAGAACCTATACAG GTTATCATTTGGGATTGTTTGAACAATTATGAATATGACAACGCTATATTCTTGGCCGAAAGATTACATGCTGAAG TTGGATCAGAAGAAACAGCTTTCCTTTTGGGAACATGCTACTACAGATGTGCGCGGCTGAATGAGGCTCACCACTTGCTACAAAATATACCACTGACCATACCCCAGGCGAGGTTCCTTCTGGCAAAGTGTTCTATAGAATTGAAAAA TTACAAAGATGCAGAAGTGGTATTGGGATCCAACATTGAGATGGTGGCGTCTGAATTTGGGGAACAGGCTCCATATGCACTGCAACTCCTCGCCCACATCTTCAACATCACAGAGAGGAGAAGTAAAGCCACGGACGCACTCCGGAAGGCTCTATCACTCAATCCATTCATGTGGAGCTCTTTTGCGGATTTGTGTAATTTAGGTGTGAAAGTAGATCCACATCAAGTATTCCAAATGAATAACACTGACTTTTCATTTGGTGTGACCACATTTGTGAATCTAGTCAACAActctgaaaatatttcatttgttaATAGCAACATTCCTAATAATACTAGTATCAGTATGAATGCTAATGTGACTCCAATGAATAATGTGGCTCCTCGGAGTCCTATGACCATGTCCACCAGCATCACACCCGAGACGCAGGCCCCTGTGAAACGTATGCACAGTGTCTTTAGTGGGCTAGCACCAATACAATTCTCCCCCTCATTTGGTATGTTACCAATGGAAGAATCTCCCGTTTTGTATACTCCCACACTCACCGACTCAAATGAGCAAAAGGCCATACCTAAAATAGTAAACTCCTTAAGAGCACAAATGGGGCAGCTAAAAGATGCAGTATTCAGTCCTACACCTAGATGTACGTTGGGCCCGGCCCCTCGGCGGTCATCGCGGCTATTCAGCAACAACAGTAGTTATTCAGTTAAAGAGAACAACAAATCACCGAGCAGAAAGTTTGTAGCACCTAAAAGTCCGTCTAGGAAAAATAAGCAGCGGACTGCTAAAAACAACATCAAAACAAATTCTGTTGAAACTAATGAGAGGTCGAAATCTATAGAAACAGTAACACCCACTCTTACGCCAAAGAGCTCTAATGGAgtagcattattaaatttaatgagAGAGTTAGGAGATGCTTACAAGGCATTAGCATTCTTGGATTGTAAAAATGCTATCAAACTATTTCAAGATATACCCGCTAAGCAGTTAGCATCACCGTGGGTTCAGACTATGATTGCTCGGGCACATTATGAGATGGCTCAGTATGAAGCTGCAGCAAAAGTATTTGCAGAAATAAGGAAAACCCATCCTTGTCGGACTGAAGGAATGGATATTTATAGCACTTGCCTGTGGCACTTGCAGCGCGAGGCACAGTTGTCTGCATTGGCTCAAGAGTTAGTAGAAATGGATAGGAGCGATCCTATTGCCTGGTTGGTATCCGGCAACTGTTTCTCTCTTCATAAAGAACGAGAAACTGCTCTTAAATTCTTTAAAAGAGCTGTTCAAATGGATCCCTACGCATCTTACGCCCATGCTTTATTAGGACATGAGTATGCAGTAGCCGAGGAAACAGATAAAGCACTCGCTAGCTTTAGAACTGCAGTCAGTATTGATCCCCGTAATTATGTAGCGTGGTTTGGTATAGCGACGGTGTATGCGCGACAGGAGCGTTGGAAAGCGTCAGAAGTTCACATACGGCGTGCGCTGACCATTCATCCCCACTCGGGAGTCTTAAGATGTCAACTAGGGCTCGCTCAGGCAGCTTTAGGTAAAATGGACAGAGCCCTCTCAACACTAGAGCGGGCCGTACAACTGGACACAGAGAACCCCCTGTGCAGGTTCCACAGAGCATCGGTCTTGCTGCGCGCTGGAAGACCGCAAGATGCATTGGCAGATCTACATCACTTGAAGGACATAGCTCCGAGAGAATCATTAGTATATTATTTACTTGGCAAGGTTCATAGCGAGCTTGGTAACAAGCACTTGGCACTTATGCATTTCAGCTGGGCGACAGATTTAGACCCGAAAGGCACGGGAGGTCACATCAAAGAAGGCTTCGATCCATCAAAGCAGGAGGACCCACCAGAGAGATCGACTTAG